The Mycolicibacterium insubricum DNA segment ATCCTCGGCCGTGACGCCGACGACGGTGGTGTGCATGGTGTGCACGTTCTCGCCGTGCTGGTCGACGAAGGTGTTGGTGATGGTGATCATGTCGCGGCCGGCGACGCGGCGCACGGCGGACAGTTCGACGTCGGTCTGCAGGATGTCACCGACGACGATCGGGCGGTGCTGCTCGAAGACCTCCTCGGTCTGCACGTAGGTCTCGTACCCGACGACAACCCCTTCGAGCAGCTTGCGGTTGGCGGCCATCGCGGGGATCGCGGTGAACGTCAACGGCGCCACCAGTCCGGAATAGCCCAGCGCCGCTGCGGCGTCGTCGTCCCAGTGCGCGGGGTGGTAGTCCTGCACCGCCCGGGCGTACTCGAGGACCTTGGTGCGGTCCACCGAGTAGAGGTGATCGGCCTTGTAGTAGTGGCCGACCCGCTCCATGAGAGCGTGGGGTTCCGGTGCCGTTGTCATCGATTCTCCGCCTGTCGTTTGACGTGATCGTAGACGCCGCGGTGGCCGGTACCGTGCACCGGCCGATGCGATACCGCCGTGTGCGCCACGTCACCGCCCGGCGGGTTTGCCCGACCGGGGCAACGGGAACCCCCTCTGCCACGGGGCGAATCCGACCAGCGGGTCGCCCGCCCATGACGGCAAGGACGGAGACTCATGACGAACTTCTCTGGCAGCGCTGTGCGCAAAAATCTGACCCGGACCGCGTTCGGGACGCTGATCGCAGGTGCGGCGTTGGCGCTGGTGCCGGTGGCACATGCGGCACCCGCCGCCGGTTGCAGCGCGAGCGAGATCTCGGGCACCGTCGGGTCCGTCACGACGGCCGCGCAGGTGTACCTCGACGGCCACCCCGGGGCGAATCAGGCGGTCAGCGCCGCAATGAATCAGCCGCGGCCCGAGGCGGAGACGAACCTGCGCAACTACTTCACCGCGAACCCGGCGGAGTACCACGACCTGCGGGGCATCCTGTCACCGCTGGGTGACGTGCAGCGCAAATGCAACGTCAGCGTGCTGCCGGGTGAGTTGGCCTCGGCGTACAACACCTTCATGGCGGGCTGAGCGCCCGCACCCGGATCGACGGGGTGCGGGTCAGCGGCCGCCGGGGCGTTTGCCCACCACGCCGTCGTCGATCATCTGCTGGAAGTGTTCGGTGACGGTTTCGGACGTCGGCCGGTAGGTCAGTCCCAACTCGTCGCGGCTGCGGCTGTTGTCGAACTCCAGCGGGTAGCCGATGTTGAGGTCGACGTACTTGCGGGTGAGCCCGGCCAACGGGGCGATCGCCTTGATCACCGCCTTGGGCGCGGTCGTCCACGGGAACGGGTAGAGCGGACCGAACTTGGCGCGCAACGTCTTTCCGATTTCCAGCAGGGTCATCGAGCCGGCGTTGACGATGTAGCGGCCGTGCGCCTCGGGGGTGTATCCGGCCCGCAGGTGGGCCTCGGCGACGTCGCGCACGTCCACCACGCCGACGGTCAGCGCCGGCGCCCCGGCCAGCAGGGTGCCGTCGGTGAACTGCTTCATGGTGGACAGGCTGGCCGACTCACTGGCGGTGGTCAGCGACGGGCCCAGCACCAGCCCGGGATGGATGGTGACCAGATCCCAGCGGTCCTGTTCCTGCTGATAGCGCCAGGCCTCGCGTTCGGCGACGGTCTTCGAGTACGGGTACGGCTGATGGTCCACGCTGCTGGTGGTGTTCCAGTGATCGTCGGTGAAGACGCGGCCGGGGACGTCGAGGAGCTCCCGGGCGTCGCCGTAGATCGCGACGACGCTGCTGGTCAGTACCACGCGCCGGACGCTGTCGGCGCGGTTGACCGAGTCGAGCACGTTGCGGGTGCCCTCCAGCGCCGGCCGGACCAATTCCTCCTGAGGGTCGGTCACGCCGGAGAGCAGGAAGGGCGATGCGGTGTGCATGACCAGCTGGGCGCCGGCCATCGCCTCGTCGAAGCTGCCGTCGTCCAGCAGGTCCGCCCGGAACAGCCGCAGCCGGCCGGGATGACGGTCGGACAGGGCGTGCAGGTGTTCCAGGCCGGTAGGCTTGTCCGGGTTGCGCACGGTGGCGTGCACGGTGTGCCCGGCCTCCAGCAGAAGCCGGACGATCCAGCTGCCGATGTAGCCGCTGGCTCCGGTGACGACGACGGGGCTGTCCGGGTCGATGACGGTGCCGGAGTCGGTCATGGGGTGGTCCTCTCCCTCGGGTACGCACAGCGCCGGGGTAGGGCAGCCACCCGGGCGCGCGATTACCGCAATTAAAGCAAGCGGTGGTGATGGCGGCCGCCGGGCGGCGGATCGCAGGCAAGGCTGCGGCCTCCGCCATCTCGTTTAGCGGGCCGCCACCTCGGGTATCCCAGCACCGTCGCCCGTGGTTGACCATTGCGTTGGCCAGGGCCATCCTCGGTAGGGGGCCGAGGATTCACCTGAGGACGCACCGACGGGAGCAGAAATCATGGCCGGAAAAACCACCTTCATCATCGTCGGAGCGGGATTGGCCGGCGCCAAGGGCGCAGAAGCTCTGCGCGACAACGGTTTCGACGGCCGCATTCTGCTGCTGGGCAGCGAAGAACAACTGCCCTACGAGCGGCCGCCGCTGTCCAAGGGTTTTCTGGCCGGAAAGACGACGCTGGGCGAGTTCACCGTTCACGACGCCGCGTGGTTCCGCGATCACGACGTCGATGTCCTGCCGGGCGCCGAGGTCACCGGCGTGGACCGGCACAAGCAGGCGATCACGCTGGCCGACGGTACGGCGTTCTCCTACGACAAGTTGCTGCTGGCAACGGGGTC contains these protein-coding regions:
- a CDS encoding SDR family oxidoreductase, which translates into the protein MTDSGTVIDPDSPVVVTGASGYIGSWIVRLLLEAGHTVHATVRNPDKPTGLEHLHALSDRHPGRLRLFRADLLDDGSFDEAMAGAQLVMHTASPFLLSGVTDPQEELVRPALEGTRNVLDSVNRADSVRRVVLTSSVVAIYGDARELLDVPGRVFTDDHWNTTSSVDHQPYPYSKTVAEREAWRYQQEQDRWDLVTIHPGLVLGPSLTTASESASLSTMKQFTDGTLLAGAPALTVGVVDVRDVAEAHLRAGYTPEAHGRYIVNAGSMTLLEIGKTLRAKFGPLYPFPWTTAPKAVIKAIAPLAGLTRKYVDLNIGYPLEFDNSRSRDELGLTYRPTSETVTEHFQQMIDDGVVGKRPGGR
- a CDS encoding heme-binding protein, which produces MTNFSGSAVRKNLTRTAFGTLIAGAALALVPVAHAAPAAGCSASEISGTVGSVTTAAQVYLDGHPGANQAVSAAMNQPRPEAETNLRNYFTANPAEYHDLRGILSPLGDVQRKCNVSVLPGELASAYNTFMAG